A region from the Acidimicrobiia bacterium genome encodes:
- a CDS encoding sigma-70 family RNA polymerase sigma factor codes for MSLRGLGEEETAVVTEVYEPLRRFAGVVGPLEVDPDDLVQEAFLRVLRHGALSGLENPGAYLRRVVVNLAADHRRRLGRRRRALARLAASSPSGVDPVFPSDVADLLHLEPRARAVLFMHDVEGYSYQEIANLLGLSDSAARMVASRARRRLRAAFAEEV; via the coding sequence ATGTCGTTGAGAGGTCTTGGCGAGGAGGAGACAGCGGTCGTCACGGAAGTGTATGAGCCGCTGCGCCGGTTTGCAGGTGTTGTCGGTCCGTTGGAGGTGGATCCGGATGACCTTGTCCAGGAGGCCTTTCTGCGCGTGCTACGCCATGGCGCGCTGTCAGGTTTGGAGAACCCAGGTGCGTATTTGAGGCGGGTGGTGGTGAATCTGGCAGCGGATCATCGTCGCCGGTTAGGTCGCCGGCGACGAGCGTTGGCGAGGTTGGCAGCATCGTCTCCGTCTGGTGTTGACCCGGTATTCCCGTCGGATGTTGCTGATCTGCTGCACCTGGAGCCGAGGGCCAGGGCGGTGCTCTTCATGCATGACGTGGAGGGATATTCGTATCAGGAAATCGCAAACCTGTTGGGCCTGAGCGACAGCGCCGCCCGGATGGTGGCGTCGCGAGCCCGCCGACGGTTGAGGGCTGCGTTCGCCGAGGAGGTGTGA